In a single window of the Dinghuibacter silviterrae genome:
- a CDS encoding response regulator, with protein sequence MTVTADNDVAVHLINLLIVDDHQMVRDGIKVMLQSKKDVFQFIIDEAENGEEAVKKVMRKPYDVILLDYQMPDMSGAQTAENILKYQPRTKILALSNYDELSFVERMIASGTRGYVLKNIEPTQLLAAIKTILENKTYYSNEVSNKLLDAAGKKAVDQILEKHGLTKRELEVLQMIAQEMTNEEIAERLFVGKRTVDTHRQNLLNKLHAKNTVGLIKAAYKLELVK encoded by the coding sequence ATGACAGTAACAGCAGATAACGACGTAGCGGTACACCTCATCAACCTCCTGATCGTGGACGATCACCAGATGGTGCGGGATGGAATCAAGGTCATGTTGCAGTCGAAAAAAGACGTGTTCCAGTTCATCATCGACGAGGCCGAGAATGGCGAGGAAGCGGTCAAAAAAGTCATGCGCAAGCCCTATGACGTCATCCTTTTGGACTACCAGATGCCGGACATGAGCGGTGCCCAGACGGCCGAAAACATCCTGAAATACCAGCCCCGGACAAAGATCCTGGCACTTTCCAATTACGACGAGCTCTCCTTCGTGGAACGGATGATCGCCTCCGGCACCCGGGGCTATGTCCTGAAAAATATTGAACCTACACAACTCCTGGCGGCCATCAAGACCATCCTGGAGAACAAGACGTACTACTCCAACGAGGTCTCCAATAAACTCCTGGACGCCGCCGGTAAAAAGGCGGTCGATCAGATCCTCGAAAAACACGGGCTCACCAAACGGGAGCTCGAAGTGTTGCAGATGATTGCCCAGGAAATGACCAACGAAGAAATCGCCGAAAGGCTCTTTGTCGGGAAGCGGACGGTGGATACTCACCGACAGAATCTGCTCAATAAGCTGCATGCGAAGAATACCGTGGGGCTTATAAAAGCCGCCTATAAGCTGGAGCTGGTCAAGTAG
- a CDS encoding PAS domain-containing sensor histidine kinase: MDKRIHKINRLLTDYSLGKFERRLDLSEKLDDIDAFITGVNMLGEELKDSTIRKNYVINILNSVSDIVLVLNRAGRIEEINKTACEQLECPREELLGRTLDEWQEGGRGSLFSFIFHQLKAGKPSVFSDSVFITATGKKIPVNIYSSYLMDDTRKNSSIIVTAKDITLQIQSENLLLRAIIDTQEKERQRLAQDLHDSLGQQISAIKFYISAAVDNTADSRNRDILLKSNEALMKVQAEMRNICFNLMPKTLEEFGLLKAIEQLCKQPTYAGRVRFTIDCPEDFPSLLQKVEIDIFRVVQEFITNALRHGNADKIWMKFQHNKTQVRIVLKDNGQGFELAEGLASPGRGLYNVQSRIKSHEGEVRIKSSPGSGAEYHLTLPNKH, translated from the coding sequence TTGGACAAACGTATCCACAAAATCAACAGGCTACTTACTGACTACTCGCTGGGGAAGTTTGAGCGACGCCTGGACTTATCCGAAAAACTGGATGACATCGATGCCTTCATCACCGGCGTAAACATGCTGGGCGAAGAGCTGAAGGACTCCACTATTCGTAAGAATTACGTTATCAATATTTTGAACTCCGTTTCGGACATCGTCCTGGTGCTCAACCGGGCCGGGAGGATCGAGGAGATCAACAAAACGGCCTGCGAACAGCTGGAGTGTCCCCGGGAGGAGCTCCTGGGCCGGACCCTGGACGAATGGCAGGAGGGCGGACGGGGGTCGCTGTTTTCCTTTATTTTCCACCAACTCAAGGCCGGCAAACCATCGGTTTTCTCGGACAGCGTGTTCATCACGGCGACGGGTAAAAAAATCCCCGTGAATATTTATTCCTCCTACCTGATGGACGATACCCGGAAAAACAGCAGCATTATCGTCACCGCCAAAGACATCACCCTCCAGATACAATCGGAAAACCTCCTGCTCCGCGCCATTATCGATACCCAGGAAAAGGAACGCCAGCGCCTGGCCCAGGACCTGCACGACAGCCTCGGGCAACAGATCTCCGCCATCAAGTTCTATATCAGCGCGGCCGTGGACAACACCGCCGACAGCCGGAACCGGGATATCCTGCTCAAAAGCAATGAGGCCCTGATGAAAGTACAGGCGGAGATGCGCAATATTTGTTTTAACTTAATGCCAAAGACCCTTGAGGAGTTCGGTCTCCTAAAGGCGATCGAGCAATTGTGCAAACAACCAACGTATGCTGGCCGGGTGCGGTTTACGATAGACTGTCCCGAAGACTTCCCCTCCCTTCTCCAGAAAGTGGAGATCGATATTTTCAGGGTGGTCCAGGAGTTTATCACCAACGCCCTCCGGCATGGCAACGCAGACAAGATCTGGATGAAATTCCAGCACAACAAGACCCAGGTCCGGATCGTTCTCAAGGACAATGGCCAGGGGTTCGAGCTTGCCGAGGGCCTGGCGTCCCCGGGACGGGGTTTGTACAACGTTCAATCCAGGATCAAATCCCACGAGGGTGAGGTCCGGATCAAAAGCTCCCCGGGAAGCGGCGCAGAATACCATTTGACACTACCCAATAAACACTAA
- a CDS encoding aminotransferase class I/II-fold pyridoxal phosphate-dependent enzyme has protein sequence MGKSASFYETIDQIITHGVQKDILHLYNEDHSFSGNYLQLRGKRVVNFGSCSYLGLEFDERLKQSAKDAIDRYGTQFSESRAYVSLKLYQDLEEAFLQIFGQPIVIVPTTTLGHLSNLPVLVQDEDAIILDHQVHNSVQSAVTPLKARGVYTELVRHNRMDQVEDKIKELRSKHRKIWYMADGVYSMFGDNCPVDDLYALMDKYPELHAYVDDAHGMSVHGQHGRGWVLNNRPMHPKMIMATSLAKAFATGGAVMVYPDAEQMQKVRNCGAPLLSSGPLQPATLGAALASARIHLTPEIYDLQADLHERIRFTNLMLRKYKLPAVSTPIGAVFFVGVSLPKLAYNMVGRLLDAGFYVNLGVFPVVPMKQAGVRFTITRLHTFAQIEDMIATMAAELPKAMKEEGMTLADIYKAFKMPMPEEVELDRSVNTVLAQSLSLNLSHYKEIAEVPRAEWNAMMEDRGTFDWEGMHTLEASFTHNEQPANNWSFDYVVVRDQEERPVVASFLTTGMWKDDMLSPAAVSRHVEELRKKDPYYLTSKVTAVGSLLTEGEHLYIDKTSPLWKDALLMFVEKAYSIQEQHKSGNVVVRDFHGIDPELDALMVDNGFVRIAMPETSIVSDLSWEGREGYYESLSARSRQHYREDVRKHEAKYDVRVVTAYPGDDVIDEWYGLYQNVKTHSLELNTFDLPKKWFARIFDNPKWEVLVLSLKPGFGENDKPVCIVINYKGEHTYSPMVIGLDYTHNRDYKIYRQALYQLVLRAKDLGKAKVCLGFAAAVEKKKVGAVQVQAYAYIHSRDTFNMEVLASLKENTVLYSRQS, from the coding sequence ATGGGAAAGAGCGCATCATTCTACGAGACCATCGACCAGATCATCACGCATGGTGTTCAGAAGGACATCCTGCATTTGTACAATGAGGACCACTCCTTCAGCGGGAACTATCTGCAGCTAAGAGGTAAGCGGGTGGTCAATTTCGGATCGTGCAGTTATTTGGGATTGGAGTTTGATGAGCGGCTGAAGCAAAGCGCCAAGGATGCCATAGACCGTTATGGCACCCAGTTTTCCGAGTCGAGGGCGTATGTATCGCTGAAGCTTTATCAGGACCTCGAAGAAGCCTTTTTGCAAATATTCGGACAGCCCATCGTCATCGTGCCCACGACGACCCTGGGGCACTTGTCGAACCTGCCCGTGCTGGTCCAGGACGAAGACGCCATCATCCTGGATCACCAGGTCCATAACTCGGTCCAGTCCGCGGTGACCCCGCTGAAAGCAAGGGGCGTGTATACCGAGCTGGTGCGTCACAACCGCATGGACCAGGTGGAGGACAAGATCAAAGAACTCCGCAGCAAGCACCGTAAAATCTGGTATATGGCAGACGGGGTGTATTCCATGTTTGGGGACAACTGCCCCGTGGACGATCTCTATGCCCTGATGGACAAGTATCCCGAGCTCCACGCCTACGTGGATGATGCCCACGGGATGAGTGTCCACGGCCAACACGGTCGCGGGTGGGTGCTCAACAACCGGCCCATGCACCCGAAAATGATCATGGCGACCTCGCTGGCAAAGGCCTTTGCCACCGGGGGCGCAGTCATGGTCTATCCCGACGCCGAACAGATGCAAAAGGTGCGGAACTGCGGGGCGCCCCTGTTGTCCTCCGGACCCCTTCAACCCGCCACGCTGGGCGCTGCCCTGGCGTCGGCCCGTATCCACCTTACCCCCGAGATCTATGACTTACAGGCGGACCTTCACGAAAGGATCCGGTTTACCAACCTCATGCTCAGGAAATACAAACTGCCCGCGGTGTCCACACCGATCGGGGCCGTCTTCTTCGTGGGTGTGAGCCTTCCGAAGCTGGCCTACAATATGGTAGGCCGGTTACTCGACGCCGGGTTCTATGTGAACCTGGGCGTTTTCCCCGTCGTCCCTATGAAACAGGCGGGCGTCCGCTTCACCATCACGCGGCTGCATACTTTTGCTCAAATCGAGGACATGATCGCTACCATGGCGGCGGAACTGCCCAAAGCCATGAAAGAAGAAGGCATGACCCTTGCCGACATCTACAAGGCCTTCAAAATGCCGATGCCCGAAGAGGTCGAACTCGACCGTTCGGTGAACACCGTCCTGGCGCAAAGCCTGTCCCTGAACCTCAGCCATTATAAGGAAATCGCCGAGGTGCCGAGGGCGGAATGGAACGCCATGATGGAAGACCGGGGTACCTTCGACTGGGAAGGCATGCACACCCTGGAGGCATCCTTTACCCACAACGAACAACCCGCCAACAACTGGTCTTTTGACTATGTGGTGGTCCGGGACCAGGAGGAGCGGCCTGTCGTGGCCTCCTTCCTGACAACGGGGATGTGGAAGGACGATATGTTGTCGCCTGCGGCCGTGTCAAGGCACGTGGAAGAGCTGCGCAAAAAAGATCCGTACTACCTGACCTCCAAAGTCACGGCCGTCGGGTCGCTGCTCACCGAAGGAGAACACCTGTACATCGATAAGACGTCGCCCCTGTGGAAGGACGCCTTGCTGATGTTTGTCGAAAAAGCATACTCGATACAAGAACAGCACAAGTCGGGGAATGTGGTTGTCCGGGATTTCCATGGAATCGACCCGGAACTGGATGCGCTGATGGTGGACAACGGTTTTGTCCGCATCGCCATGCCGGAAACCAGCATCGTCTCCGACCTCAGCTGGGAAGGCCGCGAGGGCTACTATGAGTCTTTGTCTGCCCGTTCCCGGCAGCACTACAGGGAGGACGTACGCAAGCACGAAGCCAAATACGACGTGCGCGTGGTCACAGCTTACCCCGGAGACGACGTGATCGACGAATGGTATGGGTTGTATCAAAATGTAAAAACCCACAGCCTGGAACTGAATACGTTTGATCTGCCCAAAAAATGGTTTGCCCGGATCTTCGATAACCCAAAGTGGGAGGTACTGGTTTTGTCGCTAAAACCCGGTTTCGGGGAAAACGACAAACCGGTCTGCATAGTGATCAATTACAAAGGGGAGCATACCTACTCGCCCATGGTCATCGGTTTGGATTATACCCACAACAGAGACTACAAGATCTATCGGCAGGCACTTTATCAATTGGTACTCAGGGCAAAAGACCTCGGGAAGGCAAAGGTTTGTTTGGGATTCGCCGCCGCCGTGGAGAAAAAGAAAGTCGGTGCCGTACAGGTACAGGCCTACGCTTATATACACAGCAGGGATACTTTCAATATGGAAGTTTTGGCAAGTCTCAAAGAAAATACCGTTCTTTACTCCCGTCAATCTTAG
- a CDS encoding LysR family transcriptional regulator: MDIRQLTYFRTVAEELHFNRAAQKLFIAQPALSRQVKALEEELGVRLLERDRRNVSLTPAGAYLLQATTPLLSQLADIAHRVKLVADGLDGELRIGYTGSCVNTVLPRVLPALNRQYPRIQTYLNEMTSAAQLEALKSGELDIGFLRNPPPYPLWDTQPVWKEPFYLVVPLAHPLTARSFKSLQQVASERFILPPRHDGELYHEHILGICTEAGLHPLVAHESTHGHTIVKLVESGLGISILPETFRRLYRHTVKFLPLRHTQRQAELTAVWVKDSRNAALEKFVGMIKLIKREGGR, from the coding sequence ATGGATATTCGTCAGCTCACGTATTTCCGCACGGTCGCCGAAGAGCTCCACTTCAACCGGGCGGCGCAAAAGCTGTTTATCGCCCAGCCCGCCCTGAGCCGCCAGGTCAAGGCCCTGGAGGAGGAGCTGGGAGTGCGTCTTTTGGAACGGGACCGGCGTAACGTGTCCCTGACGCCCGCGGGGGCGTATTTGCTACAGGCGACCACGCCTCTTTTGTCCCAACTGGCGGACATCGCCCATCGGGTCAAGCTCGTGGCGGACGGGCTGGACGGGGAATTGCGGATCGGGTATACGGGGTCGTGTGTCAACACCGTGCTGCCCCGGGTGTTGCCTGCCTTGAACCGGCAATACCCCAGGATACAAACTTATTTGAATGAAATGACCTCCGCGGCACAGCTGGAGGCCTTGAAAAGCGGAGAACTGGACATCGGTTTTCTGCGCAACCCTCCCCCCTACCCGCTCTGGGACACCCAGCCCGTCTGGAAAGAGCCGTTTTACCTGGTGGTGCCTTTGGCGCACCCCCTGACGGCCCGAAGCTTTAAAAGCCTGCAGCAGGTGGCCAGCGAGCGGTTTATCCTGCCGCCCCGGCACGACGGCGAGCTGTACCACGAACACATCCTGGGGATTTGTACGGAAGCAGGGTTGCACCCCCTGGTGGCTCATGAGTCCACACACGGGCATACGATCGTCAAGCTGGTGGAAAGCGGGTTGGGGATATCCATTTTGCCGGAGACTTTCCGGCGGTTGTATAGGCACACAGTGAAGTTCCTGCCCCTCCGGCATACCCAGCGGCAGGCGGAGTTGACAGCGGTATGGGTGAAAGACAGCCGGAATGCGGCACTGGAGAAATTCGTCGGAATGATAAAGCTTATAAAACGGGAAGGCGGCCGCTAG
- the hutH gene encoding histidine ammonia-lyase: MSYNYLPLDERWLGIDQVDWLLAYQQRISITFGAHERIRHCREYLDGLTGSELFYGINTGFGFLQNVRIDPGQTEALQYNLLKSHACGMGEVVPEPIVRLMLAFKIKSLSYGHSGVQIDTVKRLLDFYNEDVLPVVYTQGSLGASGDLAPLSHLCLPLIGLGEVFVDGRRRLSSDVLREKGWSPIRLRSKEGLALINGTQFMSAYGMYILTRARHLLRWADLIASLSWDAFDCSPEPLHPAIHAIRPHSGQIATAQALREHLAGSELAYRSKAQVQDPYSFRCIPQVHGATAGVFDHVLGVFLTEINSVTDNPNIFPDEDLILSGGNFHGQPLALALDYLAIALSELASISERRVFQLLSGQRGLPLFLVKNPGLHSGFMIPQYTAAGIVSENKQLCTPASVDSITSSNGQEDHVSMGAGAATKCYRILHNVERVLAIELMSAAQALEFRRPLHSSPRLERLHSAFREVVSFNDADRVLHDDMMEAVRFLQRPVEAFTEAVSAQETFSIYNSPV; the protein is encoded by the coding sequence ATGAGCTATAATTATTTGCCTTTAGACGAACGCTGGCTGGGCATCGACCAGGTAGACTGGCTCCTGGCCTACCAACAACGGATCTCCATCACCTTCGGCGCCCACGAACGGATCCGGCACTGCCGGGAATACCTCGACGGCCTCACCGGTTCGGAGCTGTTCTATGGCATCAACACCGGTTTCGGTTTTCTCCAAAACGTCCGCATCGACCCAGGGCAAACCGAAGCGCTGCAGTATAACCTCCTAAAGTCCCACGCCTGCGGGATGGGAGAGGTCGTACCGGAACCCATCGTCCGGCTCATGCTTGCCTTTAAGATCAAGTCCCTCAGCTACGGCCACTCCGGTGTCCAGATCGATACCGTCAAACGGCTCCTGGACTTCTACAACGAAGACGTCCTCCCCGTGGTCTATACCCAGGGCTCGCTTGGCGCCAGCGGCGACCTGGCCCCCCTGAGCCACCTTTGCCTGCCCCTCATCGGGCTGGGAGAGGTTTTCGTAGACGGCCGGCGCCGGTTGTCCTCCGATGTCCTCCGGGAAAAGGGTTGGAGTCCTATTCGCCTCCGGAGCAAGGAAGGCCTCGCCCTCATCAACGGCACCCAATTTATGAGCGCCTACGGGATGTACATCCTGACCCGCGCCCGTCACCTGCTCCGCTGGGCCGACCTCATCGCCTCCCTCTCATGGGACGCTTTCGATTGCAGCCCCGAGCCGTTGCATCCAGCTATACACGCCATCCGTCCTCACTCCGGCCAAATCGCAACGGCTCAGGCCCTCCGCGAACACCTCGCAGGGAGTGAGCTCGCCTACCGGTCCAAGGCCCAGGTCCAGGATCCCTATTCTTTCCGGTGTATCCCACAGGTCCACGGCGCCACCGCCGGCGTTTTCGACCATGTGCTCGGTGTTTTCCTCACCGAAATCAATTCCGTCACCGACAACCCCAACATATTCCCTGACGAAGACCTCATCCTTAGCGGTGGCAATTTTCACGGCCAGCCCCTCGCCCTCGCCCTCGACTACCTCGCGATCGCCCTGTCAGAGCTCGCCAGCATCAGCGAACGCCGCGTGTTTCAGCTCCTCAGCGGCCAGCGCGGGCTGCCCCTTTTCCTCGTCAAAAACCCCGGTCTCCATTCCGGTTTTATGATCCCGCAATACACCGCCGCCGGTATCGTCAGCGAAAACAAACAGCTGTGTACTCCCGCCTCCGTTGACTCCATCACCTCGTCCAACGGACAGGAAGACCACGTCAGCATGGGCGCCGGCGCCGCCACCAAGTGCTACCGCATCCTCCACAATGTCGAACGCGTCCTCGCCATAGAACTCATGAGCGCCGCCCAGGCCCTGGAGTTCCGGCGCCCGTTGCACAGCTCGCCCCGCCTCGAACGGCTCCACTCCGCCTTCCGCGAGGTCGTTTCGTTTAACGACGCGGACCGCGTGTTGCACGACGATATGATGGAAGCGGTGCGCTTCCTGCAACGGCCTGTGGAGGCTTTTACGGAGGCCGTTTCCGCTCAAGAGACATTTTCTATATACAACTCGCCTGTATGA
- the hutU gene encoding urocanate hydratase: protein MNTLTPSGGGAATTQGAAGATASGATTAAPGGEAAANATQGAASAVAAGAAATPRTSETAAFLARYAAHPHYEAPRGTTLHARSWQTEAPLRMLLNNLDAGVAENPDGLVVYGGIGQAARNTEALQKIIELLLHLDEDHSLLVQSGKPVGIVRTHPMAPRVLIANSNLVPHWATWEHFNDLRARGLMMYGQMTAGSWIYIGTQGILQGTYETFAACGRRHFGGTLKGRLVVTAGLGGMGGAQPLAATMAGAAFLGVDVDPTRIQKRLDTRYIDRMTTNYSEALAWVLEAKASGTALSVGLVGDAGDVLARLREDGIIPDVLTDQTSAHDPLNGYVPHGISLEEALALRKADPAEYQRRSIASMARHVRLMLSMQEAGAVVFDYGNNIRAYAVEGGVDNAFDFPGFVPAYIRPLFCEGKGPFRWVALSGDPEDIYTTDKALMEAFPENTHLLRWLTEARQKVAFQGLPARICWLGMGEREKAGLIFNDLVRTGRVKAPIVIGRDHLDCGSVASPNRETEGMLDGSDAVSDWALLNLMGNTAGGATWVSFHHGGGVGMGYSQHAGMVILADGTDRADACLRRVLYNDPALGIFRHADAGYERAEAWAEQFGLKI, encoded by the coding sequence ATGAACACCTTGACCCCTTCCGGCGGCGGAGCCGCCACCACACAGGGCGCCGCCGGCGCAACCGCCTCGGGCGCTACGACTGCAGCCCCCGGCGGCGAAGCCGCCGCTAACGCCACGCAGGGCGCCGCCAGTGCCGTCGCTGCGGGCGCCGCCGCCACGCCTCGTACATCAGAGACCGCCGCCTTCCTCGCGCGCTACGCCGCGCACCCCCACTACGAAGCCCCCCGGGGCACGACCCTCCACGCCCGGAGCTGGCAGACCGAAGCGCCTTTGCGCATGCTGCTCAACAACCTGGACGCGGGCGTCGCCGAAAACCCCGATGGGCTCGTAGTCTACGGTGGCATTGGCCAGGCCGCGCGGAACACCGAAGCGCTACAAAAGATCATCGAGCTCCTGCTCCACCTCGACGAAGACCACTCCCTCCTCGTCCAAAGCGGCAAGCCCGTCGGCATCGTCCGGACACACCCGATGGCGCCCCGGGTCCTGATCGCCAACAGCAACCTCGTGCCCCACTGGGCCACCTGGGAGCACTTCAACGACCTCCGGGCCAGGGGCCTGATGATGTACGGCCAAATGACCGCCGGCTCCTGGATCTATATCGGCACACAGGGCATCCTCCAGGGCACCTACGAGACCTTTGCCGCCTGCGGCCGCCGTCACTTCGGCGGTACCCTGAAAGGGCGCCTGGTCGTCACCGCGGGGCTCGGGGGCATGGGCGGAGCCCAACCCCTGGCCGCCACCATGGCCGGCGCCGCCTTCCTGGGGGTCGACGTGGACCCCACCCGTATCCAAAAGCGGCTGGATACACGCTACATCGATCGCATGACTACGAATTATAGCGAGGCCCTGGCGTGGGTCCTGGAGGCGAAGGCCTCCGGGACCGCGCTCTCGGTCGGGCTCGTCGGCGACGCCGGCGACGTCCTGGCGCGGCTCCGGGAAGACGGGATCATCCCCGACGTCCTCACCGACCAGACGTCCGCTCACGACCCCCTCAACGGCTACGTGCCCCACGGCATCAGCCTTGAAGAGGCCCTGGCCCTGCGAAAGGCCGACCCCGCCGAGTACCAGCGGCGATCCATCGCCTCCATGGCCCGGCACGTCCGGCTGATGCTCTCCATGCAGGAAGCCGGCGCCGTCGTGTTCGACTATGGCAACAACATCCGCGCCTACGCCGTCGAGGGTGGGGTAGACAACGCCTTCGACTTTCCCGGTTTTGTCCCCGCCTATATCCGCCCCCTTTTCTGCGAAGGCAAGGGCCCCTTCCGCTGGGTTGCCCTCAGCGGGGATCCCGAAGACATCTATACGACCGACAAGGCCCTCATGGAGGCCTTTCCCGAGAATACCCACCTCCTCCGCTGGCTGACCGAAGCCCGGCAAAAAGTCGCCTTCCAGGGGCTGCCCGCACGTATTTGCTGGTTAGGCATGGGAGAGCGGGAAAAGGCAGGACTGATCTTCAACGACCTCGTCCGCACGGGCCGCGTCAAGGCCCCCATCGTCATCGGCCGCGACCACCTCGACTGCGGCTCCGTCGCCAGCCCCAACCGGGAGACCGAGGGCATGCTCGACGGCAGCGACGCCGTCAGCGACTGGGCCTTGCTCAACCTCATGGGCAACACCGCCGGGGGTGCCACCTGGGTGTCCTTTCATCACGGGGGCGGGGTTGGCATGGGCTATTCCCAGCATGCCGGTATGGTGATCCTTGCCGACGGCACCGACAGGGCCGACGCCTGTCTGCGCCGTGTCCTCTACAATGACCCGGCGCTGGGCATCTTCCGGCACGCGGACGCGGGGTATGAGCGCGCGGAGGCGTGGGCGGAGCAATTTGGACTTAAAATCTGA
- a CDS encoding chloride channel protein encodes MHPWIGTIKKKVVRGYHNGVYFLRTKVTKVQYIILTATLTGLVSGIMAVLLKNSVHQVEKLVQHFSGKEYLFLLCPAAGLLLTTWIIQRFFRGHIDKGIAMVLKAIARKSAFIPSRNNYIHFITSALTVGSGGSAGLESPIVATGSSLGSTMGRLGLLNYSERTLMIGCGAAAGIAAVYDAPIAGVMFAVEVLLAETMVSYFVPLIIAAVVGALCSKVYLGKTELFHFALQQGFNYNNVPFYFLMGVGAGFLSLYYAKAFRGVDGRFHHWKKSPYAKALTGGLMLAMFFLLFAPLYGEGYESVKMLADGTPEHILPTAGWLHFVQQNVLLLIFTGCILLLKPITAAITIGAGGNGGNFAPSVFVGAYWGFFFSRLGNATGWLHLPEGNFTLVGMAGVLAGVMYCPLTAIFLIAEITNGYDLIIPLMIVSTTAYFIAKTFEPYYMETKQLAMSGQIFTHRRERNILSSLSLDALTQRDHTVLHPDDSFLDLVRLIQREDKNIFAVVDKAHRLAGIVELGDIKHMLFQPESYDKTLLKDILKQAPAVLSIDTPMTNVMQQFDETRAAYLPVVDEERRFLGFVSKSRLFEQYRSRVAQQKDIYEED; translated from the coding sequence ATGCACCCATGGATCGGTACCATTAAGAAAAAAGTCGTTCGCGGATACCACAATGGGGTATACTTCCTGCGTACAAAGGTCACCAAGGTTCAGTATATTATTCTCACCGCAACCCTGACCGGCCTGGTGTCCGGTATCATGGCCGTCCTCCTCAAAAACTCCGTTCACCAGGTAGAAAAGCTGGTGCAGCATTTTAGCGGTAAGGAGTACCTGTTCCTGTTGTGTCCCGCGGCGGGGCTGCTGCTCACTACCTGGATCATCCAGCGCTTTTTCCGGGGACATATCGACAAGGGGATTGCCATGGTGCTGAAAGCCATCGCGCGCAAGTCTGCGTTTATTCCATCCCGCAACAACTATATCCATTTTATCACCAGTGCCCTTACGGTAGGATCGGGCGGGTCGGCCGGTCTGGAATCCCCCATCGTCGCCACGGGCTCCTCCTTAGGCTCCACGATGGGCCGCCTGGGTCTGCTGAATTATTCCGAACGAACGCTGATGATCGGTTGCGGGGCGGCCGCAGGGATCGCCGCCGTTTACGACGCGCCTATTGCAGGGGTCATGTTTGCCGTTGAGGTCCTCCTGGCGGAAACCATGGTCAGCTATTTTGTCCCCCTGATCATCGCCGCGGTCGTGGGGGCGCTTTGTTCGAAGGTATACCTTGGCAAAACCGAGCTTTTCCACTTCGCCCTCCAGCAAGGTTTCAACTATAACAACGTTCCCTTTTACTTCCTCATGGGCGTAGGAGCGGGTTTCCTGTCTCTGTATTACGCAAAAGCGTTCCGCGGGGTGGACGGTCGTTTTCATCATTGGAAAAAAAGCCCCTATGCAAAGGCGCTCACCGGTGGTCTGATGCTGGCTATGTTTTTTTTGCTTTTCGCCCCCCTCTACGGAGAAGGATATGAAAGCGTGAAAATGCTTGCAGACGGTACACCCGAACACATCCTCCCTACCGCCGGCTGGTTGCACTTTGTACAGCAGAACGTGTTGCTCCTCATCTTTACCGGCTGTATCCTTTTACTCAAACCCATCACTGCGGCCATTACGATCGGCGCCGGCGGGAACGGCGGCAATTTCGCCCCCTCCGTTTTTGTCGGTGCGTACTGGGGTTTCTTTTTTTCCAGGCTTGGAAACGCCACCGGCTGGCTACACCTGCCCGAAGGCAATTTTACCCTGGTTGGCATGGCAGGCGTGCTTGCCGGTGTGATGTACTGCCCGCTCACCGCGATCTTTCTGATCGCCGAAATCACCAACGGCTACGACCTCATCATCCCCTTGATGATCGTCAGTACCACCGCCTACTTTATCGCCAAGACCTTCGAACCCTACTATATGGAGACCAAACAGCTTGCGATGTCGGGGCAGATCTTTACCCACCGCCGCGAGCGCAACATCCTCTCCTCCCTTAGCCTCGATGCCCTGACCCAACGCGACCACACGGTCCTTCACCCCGACGACTCCTTCCTCGACCTCGTCCGGCTCATCCAGCGCGAAGACAAAAACATATTTGCCGTCGTAGACAAGGCCCACCGGCTGGCAGGGATCGTCGAGCTCGGGGACATCAAGCACATGCTTTTCCAACCCGAATCATACGACAAGACCCTTTTGAAGGACATCCTCAAGCAGGCCCCGGCGGTTCTGTCCATCGACACGCCGATGACCAACGTGATGCAGCAGTTCGACGAGACGCGCGCGGCCTATCTGCCCGTCGTAGACGAGGAAAGGCGGTTCTTAGGTTTTGTATCCAAATCCCGCTTGTTCGAACAATACCGTTCCCGCGTAGCACAGCAAAAGGATATTTACGAAGAAGACTAA